The following proteins are encoded in a genomic region of Lutra lutra chromosome 16, mLutLut1.2, whole genome shotgun sequence:
- the OMG gene encoding oligodendrocyte-myelin glycoprotein, whose product MALMEYQILKMSPSLFILLFLTPGILCSCPLQCICTERHRHVDCSGRNLTTLPSGLQENIIHLNLSYNHFTDLHNQLTQYTNLRTLDISNNRLESLPAQLPRSLWNMSAANNNIKLLDKSDTAYQWNLKFLDVSKNMLEKVVLIKNTLRSLEVLNLSSNKLWTVPTNMPSKLHIVDLSNNSLTQILPGTLINLTNLTHLYLHNNKFTFIPDQAFDQLFQLQEITLYNNRWLCDHKQNITYLLKWMMETKAHVIGTPCSSQISSLKEHNIYPTPPGFTSSLFTVSGMQTVDTINSLSMVTQPKVTKTPKQYRTKETTFGATLSKDTTFASTDKAFVPYPEETSIETISSHEAAAATLTIHLQDGMVTNTSLPSSTKSSPTPMTLSITSGMPNNFSEMPQQSTTLNLRREETTTNVKTRLPSVASAWKVNASFLLMLNAVVMLAV is encoded by the coding sequence GCTTTGATGGAATATCAGATACTGAAAATGTCTCCCAGCTTGTTCATCCTTCTGTTTCTCACACCTGGTATTTTATGCAGTTGTCCTCTCCAATGTATATGCACAGAGAGGCACAGGCATGTGGACTGTTCAGGCAGAAACTTGACTACATTACCATCTGGACTGCAAGAGAATATTATCCATTTAAATCTGTCTTATAACCATTTTACTGATCTTCATAACCAGTTAACCCAATACaccaatctgaggaccctggacATTTCAAACAACAGGCTCGAAAGCCTGCCTGCTCAGTTACCTCGGTCCCTCTGGAACATGTCTGCAGCTAACAACAACATTAAACTGCTTGACAAATCTGATACTGCTTATCAGTGGAACCTTAAATTTCTGGATGTTTCTAAGAATATGCTGGAAAAGGTTGTCCTCATTAAAAATACACTAAGAAGTCTTGAGGTTCTCAACCTCAGTAGTAACAAACTTTGGACAGTTCCAACCAATATGCCCTCCAAACTACATATCGTGGACCTGTCTAACAATTCCTTGACACAAATCCTTCCAGGAACATTAATAAACCTGACCAATCTCACACATCTTTACCTGCACAATAATAAGTTCACATTCATTCCAGATCAAGCTTTTGACCAACTCTTTCAGTTGCAAGAGATAACCCTTTACAATAACAGGTGGTTGTGTGACCACAAACAAAACATTACTTACTTACTGAAGTGGATGATGGAAACAAAAGCCCATGTGATAGGGACTCCCTGTTCTAGCCAAATATCATCTCTGAAGGAACATAACATATATCCCACACCTCCTGGATTTACCTCAAGCTTGTTCACTGTAAGTGGGATGCAGACAGTGGACACCATTAACTCTCTGAGTATGGTTACTCAACCCAAAGTGACCAAAACACCCAAACAATATCGAACAAAGGAAACAACGTTTGGTGCCACTCTAAGCAAAGACACCACCTTTGCTAGCACTGACAAGGCTTTTGTGCCCTACCCAGAAGAGACATCCATAGAAACCATCAGTTCACATGAAGCAGCAGCTGCAACTCTAACTATTCATCTCCAAGATGGAATGGTTACAAACACAAGCCTCCCTAGCTCAACAAAATCATCCCCAACACCCATGACCCTAAGCATTACTAGTGGCATGCcaaataatttctctgaaatgCCTCAACAAAGCACAACCCTTAACTTACGGAGGGAAGAGACAACCACAAATGTAAAGACTCGCTTACCTTCTGTGGCAAGTGCTTGGAAAGTAAATGCTTCATTTCTCTTAATGCTCAATGCTGTGGTCATGCTGGCTGTTTGA